One segment of Sphingomonas telluris DNA contains the following:
- a CDS encoding CpsD/CapB family tyrosine-protein kinase: MSDAPSSLSVTPIPTRDAAIEIPWDSAMAKSRGIFGFDSMDARSRSFNMIRARLLELQAKRGWRMIGVVSATPSVGKSFISANVSAALSRDPRFETYVVDLDLRRGSLSGFFGIVPERGVTDYLEGQGNGEAPSAYRLEGERLLIMPTTAGRIHSAEMLASERAQTLLRSMRVSSEKNLFIFDLPPVFANDDAATVMARLDAYIVVAEEGKTKQREINDAVSLLGEGRLAGVILNKYRGGVVSEGYGVDDYYAAGYGQVDSSSK; encoded by the coding sequence TTGAGCGACGCGCCTAGCTCTCTATCGGTGACTCCAATCCCGACGCGCGATGCCGCGATCGAGATCCCCTGGGACTCGGCCATGGCCAAGTCGCGGGGCATCTTTGGCTTCGACAGCATGGATGCGCGGTCGCGCAGCTTCAACATGATCCGCGCCCGCTTGCTCGAACTTCAGGCGAAGCGCGGCTGGCGCATGATTGGCGTGGTTTCCGCTACGCCAAGCGTCGGCAAGTCGTTCATCTCCGCTAACGTGTCAGCCGCCCTGAGCCGCGACCCGCGCTTCGAGACCTACGTCGTCGATCTCGACCTGCGTCGCGGCTCGCTCAGTGGCTTCTTCGGCATTGTGCCGGAGCGCGGCGTGACCGACTACCTCGAAGGCCAAGGCAATGGCGAAGCGCCGTCTGCCTACCGCCTCGAGGGCGAGCGGTTGCTGATCATGCCGACCACGGCCGGACGTATTCACTCAGCCGAAATGCTGGCAAGCGAGCGCGCGCAAACCTTGCTTCGCTCCATGCGCGTGTCGTCCGAGAAGAACCTCTTCATCTTCGACTTGCCGCCGGTGTTCGCCAATGACGACGCGGCGACGGTGATGGCGCGCCTGGACGCGTACATCGTGGTCGCGGAGGAAGGGAAGACGAAGCAGCGCGAGATCAACGACGCCGTAAGCTTGTTGGGCGAGGGCCGGCTCGCTGGGGTCATCCTGAACAAGTATCGCGGCGGCGTCGTCAGCGAAGGCTACGGCGTCGACGACTATTACGCCGCCGGATACGGTCAGGTGGATTCCAGCTCCAAGTAA
- a CDS encoding EpsD family peptidyl-prolyl cis-trans isomerase yields the protein MRTKIILALGLAVLSSACDKKAEGQTVAVVNGEEITAAELNAELASARLPEGMSQKDARARVLQAIVDRRLVAQQAKKDGIDKSPDFLNRQRRMNEDLLINMYASRQIDTAQLPSPQQVQNFEASRPEMFANREQWNLDQVRFKTPTDAAVKAKLDQAKSIDEVVQVLTAAGIQFQRQKNRLDTAVIPHNMYGQIKTSTPGEPFVVPVGDQMIASVITSREPAPLLGEKARPIAVAAIRREQAAKLMQDRLKSLQQAAKIEYKEGYAPATK from the coding sequence GTGCGTACCAAAATCATACTGGCACTCGGGCTGGCGGTGCTGTCATCGGCTTGCGACAAGAAGGCTGAGGGCCAGACGGTTGCAGTCGTGAACGGTGAGGAAATTACCGCCGCCGAACTCAACGCGGAGCTCGCGAGCGCGCGCCTTCCGGAGGGCATGAGCCAGAAGGATGCACGTGCGCGGGTACTCCAGGCCATCGTCGATCGCAGGCTGGTCGCTCAGCAGGCGAAGAAGGACGGCATCGACAAGTCGCCGGACTTCCTGAACCGCCAGCGCCGCATGAACGAAGATCTGCTGATCAACATGTACGCGTCGCGCCAGATCGACACGGCACAGTTGCCCTCCCCGCAGCAGGTCCAGAACTTCGAAGCGTCGCGGCCGGAGATGTTCGCGAACCGCGAGCAGTGGAACCTGGACCAGGTGCGGTTCAAGACGCCGACCGACGCCGCCGTGAAGGCCAAGCTCGATCAGGCGAAGTCAATCGACGAGGTCGTTCAGGTGCTGACGGCCGCGGGCATCCAATTCCAACGCCAGAAGAACCGCCTCGATACGGCGGTCATCCCGCACAACATGTACGGCCAGATCAAGACGAGCACGCCGGGTGAGCCCTTCGTGGTGCCCGTCGGCGACCAAATGATTGCGAGCGTCATCACGTCGCGCGAACCGGCGCCGCTGCTTGGCGAAAAGGCGCGTCCCATCGCCGTTGCGGCCATACGGCGCGAGCAGGCGGCGAAGCTGATGCAGGATCGGCTGAAGAGCCTGCAACAGGCCGCCAAGATCGAATACAAGGAAGGATATGCGCCGGCGACGAAGTGA
- a CDS encoding XrtV sorting system accessory protein, with product METVYDWVTVAIFAGLVVLFMQRSTSEEVQHEHDSLLLYLGAGLGCAVANYIGNKGLHLIAVPLIIATLAFIVYYLRPFKSWPKR from the coding sequence ATGGAAACTGTCTACGACTGGGTCACTGTAGCCATCTTTGCAGGACTGGTCGTCCTGTTCATGCAGCGCTCTACCTCGGAGGAAGTGCAGCACGAGCATGACTCGCTGCTTCTGTATCTGGGCGCGGGGCTCGGCTGCGCGGTTGCCAACTACATAGGCAACAAGGGGCTGCACCTGATCGCAGTGCCGTTGATCATCGCGACGCTCGCCTTCATCGTCTATTATCTCCGGCCGTTCAAATCCTGGCCGAAGAGGTGA
- the epsI gene encoding exosortase-associated protein EpsI, V-type, whose translation MSEADNLTATKLTRRKFALGLAFASAAGVAAARQPNRNVDYLGKAKLEDVLPKKLGRWTFVSNSGLVVPPEDQLSRAIYSQLLTRVYARDDGLGMMLLIAQSASQTGILQIHRPEICYTAGGYRLSDIEPHMIKLPWGTIPAMSLSASSDNRTEQLLYWTRIGDHLPTTWRQQRLAVAMDNLRRVIPDAVMVRVSTLGKDRAGALAGMDDFITSMMQSISPQLRRVLMA comes from the coding sequence GTGAGCGAAGCGGATAACCTGACGGCGACGAAGCTTACGCGGCGCAAGTTCGCGCTCGGCCTCGCCTTCGCATCCGCGGCGGGGGTCGCGGCCGCGCGCCAGCCGAACCGCAACGTGGACTACCTCGGCAAGGCCAAGCTCGAGGACGTTCTTCCCAAGAAGCTCGGCCGCTGGACCTTCGTGTCCAACAGCGGCCTGGTCGTGCCTCCGGAGGACCAGCTTTCGCGCGCCATCTACAGCCAGCTGCTGACGCGCGTCTATGCGCGCGATGACGGCCTCGGCATGATGCTGCTCATTGCGCAGAGCGCCAGCCAGACCGGCATCCTGCAGATCCATCGGCCGGAGATTTGCTACACGGCTGGCGGCTATCGCCTGTCGGACATTGAGCCGCACATGATCAAGCTGCCGTGGGGCACGATCCCGGCGATGAGCCTGTCGGCCAGCAGCGACAACCGCACCGAACAGCTCCTGTATTGGACGCGGATCGGCGATCACCTGCCCACGACGTGGCGTCAGCAGAGGTTGGCCGTGGCGATGGACAATCTTCGCCGTGTCATCCCCGACGCAGTGATGGTCCGCGTCTCGACCCTTGGAAAAGACCGCGCGGGCGCACTCGCCGGGATGGACGATTTCATCACGTCGATGATGCAGTCGATCTCGCCACAGCTTCGCCGCGTGCTGATGGCCTAG
- the xrtV gene encoding exosortase V, with amino-acid sequence MLLARARPQVSLFRSLTLADIVLLVGAAILAVPTMFQVGEFNWTTEQGGHGPIVLATGLWLLWREIKTSPAERKPGNLVIGILGLGILLSIYCLARITGILEIEALAMYGALIVGAYMLFGGAFIRSIWFPLIYLALALPPPDSVVAAVTQPIKIAISEWAVTLLYALGYPIASSGVTIQIAQYELLVAAACAGLNSIISLSAICLFYGYLRHRTNFAAFVMIALAVIPIAVFSNFIRVLILILITYYLGESAGQGFLHDFAGLTMFSAALLAVFVIDSIFTRLLHLRSAKAAQ; translated from the coding sequence TTGCTGTTAGCCCGAGCGAGACCCCAGGTCAGTCTCTTCCGTTCGCTTACCCTGGCGGACATCGTACTGCTTGTCGGCGCGGCAATCCTCGCGGTTCCGACCATGTTCCAGGTCGGCGAGTTCAATTGGACCACCGAACAAGGCGGTCATGGGCCGATCGTGCTCGCCACCGGCCTGTGGCTGCTGTGGCGGGAGATCAAGACCAGTCCGGCCGAGCGGAAGCCTGGCAACCTGGTCATTGGCATCCTGGGCCTTGGAATTCTCCTGAGCATATATTGCCTCGCGCGGATCACCGGCATTCTGGAGATCGAAGCGCTTGCGATGTACGGCGCCCTCATCGTGGGCGCCTACATGCTCTTCGGCGGCGCTTTCATCCGCTCGATCTGGTTCCCGCTCATCTATCTGGCACTTGCCCTTCCGCCTCCGGATTCAGTCGTTGCGGCCGTTACCCAGCCGATCAAGATCGCCATCTCCGAATGGGCGGTCACCTTGCTCTACGCGCTGGGCTATCCCATCGCGAGCTCGGGGGTGACCATCCAGATCGCCCAGTACGAGCTGCTGGTCGCGGCGGCCTGCGCCGGCCTCAACTCGATCATCAGCTTGTCGGCCATTTGCTTGTTCTATGGCTACCTGAGGCATCGGACGAATTTCGCGGCCTTCGTAATGATCGCCCTCGCGGTCATTCCGATTGCGGTCTTTTCCAATTTCATCCGCGTCCTGATCCTCATCTTGATCACCTATTATCTCGGTGAATCGGCTGGCCAGGGCTTCCTCCATGACTTCGCGGGACTGACCATGTTCTCGGCAGCGCTGTTGGCTGTCTTCGTCATCGACAGCATCTTCACCCGCTTGCTTCACCTCCGTTCGGCAAAGGCGGCGCAGTGA
- a CDS encoding glycosyltransferase family 2 protein yields MTALVALLLAPFAVLTLFFTIEVLAGLPRMRGGRRNRATTTSAVIVIPAHDEAAVIAATLRNLKEALSAGIRVLVVADNCDDATVELAREHGVEVLERNDSERRGKGYALDYAAAHLAANPPDVFMVLDADCSIDGPSLQALVDEVAKSGRPCQTVNLLRANRDGSPLVQVSTFAFMLKNLVRQRGLQRLAGRVHLTGTGMAMPFALFSASGQVRSSIVEDLALGLELADAGHAPKLVTDAFVWSGGAGEAGTMIQRRRWEGGFIATALRHAPRLALRSLARGDIRGLLAGLDLLVPPLALFALLNAGVLIFATLLTLVSGAGAWPVVVQLSLLTAAGFAVLLAWLREGREFMSLGALVRMPLYVLWKIPLYLGLARRGAPDEWLRTGR; encoded by the coding sequence GTGACCGCGCTTGTCGCACTGTTGCTTGCGCCGTTCGCGGTCCTGACTCTCTTCTTCACGATCGAGGTTCTGGCCGGCCTGCCGCGCATGCGTGGTGGGCGGCGGAATCGCGCGACGACTACGTCGGCGGTCATTGTCATTCCGGCGCACGATGAGGCGGCAGTCATCGCCGCGACCCTACGCAACCTCAAGGAAGCTCTGAGCGCGGGAATCCGCGTGCTGGTCGTTGCGGACAATTGCGACGATGCGACCGTCGAGCTTGCACGTGAGCACGGCGTCGAAGTCCTCGAACGGAATGACTCAGAACGGCGCGGGAAGGGCTACGCGCTTGATTACGCCGCGGCACATCTCGCTGCCAATCCGCCCGACGTGTTCATGGTCCTCGACGCCGATTGCTCGATCGATGGCCCGAGCCTTCAGGCGCTCGTCGATGAAGTGGCGAAATCGGGACGGCCCTGTCAAACCGTGAACCTGCTTCGAGCAAATCGGGACGGCTCTCCGCTCGTCCAGGTTTCGACCTTTGCATTCATGCTGAAGAACCTGGTTCGGCAGCGAGGACTGCAGCGTCTCGCTGGACGCGTGCACCTGACCGGCACCGGAATGGCCATGCCGTTCGCCCTGTTCAGCGCATCGGGGCAGGTGCGATCGAGCATTGTCGAGGACCTAGCGCTCGGGCTCGAGCTCGCGGACGCGGGGCACGCCCCGAAGCTCGTCACGGACGCGTTCGTGTGGAGCGGCGGGGCCGGCGAGGCGGGCACGATGATCCAGCGGCGTCGCTGGGAGGGTGGGTTCATCGCCACGGCGCTTCGCCACGCTCCGCGGCTCGCACTGCGCTCCTTGGCGAGAGGTGACATACGCGGGTTGCTGGCTGGGCTGGACCTGCTCGTGCCGCCGCTCGCCTTGTTCGCGCTCCTGAACGCGGGAGTGCTCATCTTTGCGACGCTTCTAACCCTCGTATCGGGCGCGGGCGCTTGGCCCGTTGTCGTCCAGCTATCGCTTCTCACCGCAGCCGGGTTCGCGGTGCTTCTCGCATGGCTGCGCGAAGGACGTGAGTTCATGTCGTTGGGTGCGTTGGTCCGGATGCCGCTGTATGTGCTGTGGAAGATCCCGCTCTACCTCGGCCTCGCGCGGCGCGGCGCTCCCGACGAGTGGCTTCGAACCGGACGCTAA
- a CDS encoding glycosyltransferase: MSRRVAYLTSQYPAASHTFIRREVEALRQEGWTVETFSIRPPGRGEAASARDRAEEAGTFYVLRQSALSFLGAHVASLLGSPGRYFRTLGLSLTHRAPGLRGLLLGLAHFAESALLARELKRRQVPHLHNHFANSAATVGLLASRLSGISWSFTMHGISETDFPAGLMLGRKIEAATLVACVSWFGRAQGLRLVGPEHWDKVHVVRCGLPFDRLPARVPSDGPSKTIVCVGRLSPEKGQHGLLEAFARLREARPNLQLRLVGDGPDHASLEAHANRLGIADAVTFAGRLPEEETLAEIARSDLLVLPSFMEGLPIVLMEAMALGVPVVASQVAGIPELVEHGSTGLLFEPSNWADLAGKIERLLSDEQLYASITANAPAKVKAEFDTLKSAARLSELFKQPAKRIAS; encoded by the coding sequence ATGAGCCGCCGCGTCGCCTATCTGACGAGCCAGTATCCCGCGGCGTCGCACACCTTCATTCGGCGCGAAGTCGAGGCTCTGCGCCAAGAGGGCTGGACCGTCGAGACGTTCAGCATCCGTCCGCCCGGACGTGGGGAAGCGGCCAGCGCGCGCGATCGCGCCGAAGAAGCCGGGACCTTCTACGTGCTGCGCCAATCTGCGCTGTCGTTTCTCGGAGCTCATGTCGCGTCCTTGCTCGGCAGTCCGGGACGGTATTTCAGAACGCTCGGCCTTTCGCTGACGCACCGCGCGCCGGGCCTACGCGGCCTGCTCCTCGGCCTCGCGCACTTCGCTGAGAGCGCCCTGCTCGCCCGCGAGCTGAAGCGCCGGCAGGTCCCGCATCTCCACAACCATTTCGCGAACTCCGCCGCCACGGTCGGGCTGCTTGCCAGCAGGCTCAGCGGGATCAGCTGGAGCTTCACGATGCACGGCATCTCGGAGACCGATTTTCCCGCCGGCCTCATGCTCGGGCGGAAGATCGAAGCGGCAACACTGGTCGCCTGTGTGTCCTGGTTCGGGCGCGCCCAAGGCCTGCGGCTTGTTGGGCCGGAGCATTGGGACAAGGTGCACGTCGTGCGCTGCGGCCTTCCATTCGATCGGTTGCCGGCACGCGTACCTTCAGACGGCCCTTCGAAAACCATCGTGTGCGTGGGGCGACTGTCGCCGGAAAAGGGACAGCATGGCCTTCTCGAGGCCTTCGCAAGGCTTCGTGAGGCGCGCCCCAACCTGCAGCTGCGCCTCGTCGGTGACGGCCCCGATCACGCGTCACTCGAAGCGCACGCAAACCGCCTCGGCATCGCTGACGCAGTCACATTTGCCGGTCGGCTACCGGAAGAGGAAACGCTCGCGGAAATTGCGCGGAGCGACCTGCTCGTGCTCCCAAGCTTCATGGAAGGTCTGCCCATCGTCCTGATGGAAGCCATGGCGCTCGGCGTACCCGTCGTCGCGAGCCAGGTTGCCGGCATTCCCGAGCTCGTCGAGCATGGATCGACGGGGCTCCTGTTCGAACCGTCGAACTGGGCCGACCTTGCAGGGAAAATCGAACGCCTGCTGAGCGACGAGCAGCTCTATGCGTCCATCACGGCCAACGCGCCCGCGAAGGTCAAAGCCGAATTCGATACGCTCAAGTCGGCGGCTCGGCTCTCCGAGTTGTTCAAGCAGCCGGCCAAAAGGATCGCTTCATGA
- a CDS encoding oligosaccharide flippase family protein, with protein MMSRVNAALAKIPRQTVIRLGWATGSFGLIQVFRLLNNVVLARLLSPPLFGLMLIVNSIRTGVELLSDVGINQNIVSNRQGDKPEFYDTAWTIKVIRGIALGAICFLCANAFARFFEKPELAIILPVIALTFVFLGFQSASASLLQKQRSVARNSILDLSVAAISLALHVALALITPTIWALVLGSVMTSAAALIASYLVIPGRRHRFIIDRVAAKEIMTFGKWIFISSIIYFAAVNFDRLYLAKQISLTMLGIYSIARSMADMMNMLVVRVSYMVLFPTVAAMDVTAQELRAKLIHARRIMLCFVAVGLACFVAVSDIVVQLLYDVRYETAGAILPIMLLGVWVSILSVVNDSVLLGTGKPAYTTMANAAKLATFVIGVPLGFHFGGVLGAVVVLNAGEVMRYIVLWAFSRKQHLGFGREDLGLTALFLVSVLVAREALSAIGLSGDAFSLFPFLDPSWWVR; from the coding sequence ATGATGTCGCGAGTTAACGCCGCTCTGGCGAAGATCCCGCGGCAGACCGTTATCCGCCTTGGCTGGGCGACGGGATCGTTCGGCCTGATCCAGGTCTTCCGGCTGCTCAACAATGTCGTGCTGGCGCGGCTCCTCTCGCCACCGCTCTTCGGCCTGATGCTGATCGTCAATTCGATCCGCACCGGCGTCGAGCTTCTGTCCGATGTCGGGATCAATCAGAACATCGTCAGCAACCGCCAGGGCGACAAGCCGGAGTTCTACGACACCGCGTGGACCATCAAGGTCATTCGCGGGATCGCGCTCGGCGCAATTTGCTTCCTCTGCGCCAACGCATTCGCGCGCTTCTTCGAGAAGCCCGAGCTGGCGATCATTCTTCCCGTCATCGCGCTGACGTTCGTGTTCCTGGGCTTCCAGTCGGCGAGTGCTTCGCTGCTCCAGAAACAGAGATCGGTCGCGCGCAACAGCATCCTCGACCTTTCGGTCGCCGCCATTTCGCTCGCGCTGCACGTGGCACTCGCGCTGATCACGCCGACGATCTGGGCGCTCGTCCTCGGGTCCGTGATGACCAGCGCAGCTGCACTCATCGCCAGCTATCTCGTTATTCCTGGGCGCCGCCATCGCTTCATCATCGACCGCGTCGCCGCGAAGGAGATCATGACCTTTGGCAAATGGATCTTCATCTCGTCGATAATCTACTTCGCCGCAGTCAACTTCGACCGGCTCTACCTCGCCAAGCAAATCAGCCTGACGATGCTCGGCATCTACTCCATCGCGCGATCGATGGCGGACATGATGAACATGCTGGTGGTCCGCGTCAGTTACATGGTCCTGTTCCCGACAGTCGCGGCGATGGATGTCACAGCGCAGGAGCTTCGCGCGAAGCTCATCCACGCGCGGCGGATCATGCTCTGCTTCGTCGCGGTCGGCCTCGCCTGCTTCGTCGCCGTCTCCGACATCGTCGTGCAGCTGCTCTACGACGTCCGTTACGAAACCGCCGGCGCCATCCTGCCCATCATGTTGCTGGGTGTATGGGTGTCGATCCTCAGCGTCGTGAACGATTCCGTCCTGCTTGGGACCGGCAAGCCCGCCTACACGACCATGGCCAATGCCGCGAAGCTCGCGACGTTCGTCATTGGCGTTCCGCTCGGCTTCCACTTCGGCGGAGTACTTGGCGCAGTCGTCGTCCTGAATGCCGGCGAGGTCATGCGGTACATCGTGCTCTGGGCTTTCAGCCGGAAGCAACACCTGGGATTCGGGCGCGAAGATCTCGGGCTGACCGCTCTCTTTCTCGTCAGCGTACTCGTCGCGCGAGAAGCGCTCTCTGCAATCGGACTTAGCGGCGACGCCTTCTCGCTCTTCCCGTTCCTCGATCCGTCATGGTGGGTCCGATGA